The following coding sequences lie in one Halorarum halophilum genomic window:
- a CDS encoding TspO/MBR family protein: MSTATSGGSVDRLGSWVGLLVLVVAVNALGAAPALLAGPDTAWFAALAKPAIYPPPVVFGIVWTGLFTLQGVALWLVIRRGRGRPRRVAVAAFLAQFAVNLAWTPTFFGLQQLLAGLAVIAVLFALVLLTTAAFARVDRRAALLLVPYLVWVAFAAVLNYRFWALNA; the protein is encoded by the coding sequence GTGTCGACTGCAACGAGCGGCGGGTCCGTTGACCGCCTGGGGTCCTGGGTCGGACTACTGGTGCTCGTCGTCGCCGTCAACGCCCTCGGCGCGGCGCCCGCGCTGCTCGCCGGACCGGACACCGCCTGGTTCGCCGCGCTCGCCAAACCCGCGATTTACCCGCCGCCGGTCGTCTTCGGCATCGTCTGGACGGGACTGTTCACGCTGCAGGGCGTCGCACTGTGGCTCGTGATCCGCCGGGGGAGGGGACGCCCTCGCCGGGTCGCCGTCGCCGCGTTCCTCGCGCAGTTCGCCGTGAACCTCGCGTGGACGCCGACGTTCTTCGGCCTCCAGCAACTGCTCGCGGGACTCGCGGTCATCGCGGTGCTGTTCGCGCTGGTTCTCCTCACTACCGCCGCGTTCGCGCGGGTGGACCGTCGGGCCGCGCTGTTGCTGGTCCCGTATCTCGTGTGGGTCGCGTTCGCGGCTGTGCTGAACTACCGTTTCTGGGCGCTGAACGCCTGA
- a CDS encoding DUF7827 domain-containing protein gives MSSKPHLIATALLVSLLAAAPAVSAVTGAAGGVETAEPQFPESTVEGEQGDTVSIPVALDANGSTTIRIGEEAAANFETRATVVDTDGDGEVTVTLDTSIAGRTSAEHYLEARGGEVREVEQRTELLESRLDAGEYPLELGPGGAPSDTAMLSLAEGPEPTGTPRVPLCRATLAESTADVASGGTAELPIRFDGTDRVRVRIGAADAVGFEATATVVDTDGDGRATVLFDTEMAGRADASSYLSAEGGDVRNATQHSRTLDSRLDSGNYEIALGPDDDVRAVGSLYVTEGATTPTDSPTAATTTAGDSPEGTNTTGAGFGFPVAVLALTGAALLVRR, from the coding sequence GTGTCATCGAAACCTCATCTCATCGCGACAGCCCTCCTCGTCTCGCTGCTGGCCGCCGCGCCGGCCGTGTCAGCCGTGACCGGCGCCGCCGGCGGTGTCGAGACCGCGGAGCCGCAGTTCCCGGAGTCGACCGTCGAAGGCGAGCAGGGCGACACCGTATCGATCCCCGTCGCTCTCGACGCGAACGGAAGCACAACGATTCGAATCGGCGAGGAGGCGGCGGCGAACTTCGAGACCCGGGCGACCGTCGTCGACACCGACGGCGACGGCGAGGTGACCGTGACCCTCGATACGTCGATCGCCGGCCGGACGAGCGCCGAGCACTACCTCGAAGCGCGGGGCGGCGAGGTGCGCGAAGTCGAACAGCGAACCGAACTCCTCGAGTCCCGGCTCGACGCGGGCGAGTACCCCCTGGAGCTCGGTCCGGGCGGCGCGCCCTCCGACACCGCCATGCTCTCGCTCGCAGAGGGGCCGGAGCCGACGGGGACGCCGCGGGTCCCGCTGTGCCGAGCAACCCTCGCCGAGTCGACCGCTGACGTCGCGTCGGGCGGGACGGCGGAGCTTCCGATCCGGTTCGACGGGACCGACCGCGTCCGGGTTCGCATCGGTGCCGCCGACGCGGTCGGGTTCGAGGCGACGGCCACCGTCGTCGACACCGACGGCGACGGGCGAGCCACGGTCCTGTTCGACACCGAGATGGCCGGACGAGCCGACGCGTCGTCGTATCTCTCGGCCGAGGGCGGGGACGTCCGGAACGCCACGCAACACTCCCGGACGCTCGACTCCCGACTCGACAGCGGGAACTACGAAATCGCACTCGGGCCGGACGACGACGTCCGCGCCGTCGGGTCACTGTACGTGACTGAAGGGGCTACCACACCGACCGACTCGCCTACAGCGGCCACGACTACCGCCGGCGATTCACCCGAGGGAACGAACACGACCGGAGCTGGATTCGGATTCCCGGTGGCGGTACTGGCGCTGACCGGCGCCGCGCTGCTCGTCCGCCGCTGA
- a CDS encoding (Fe-S)-binding protein produces the protein MQADQVTRETFWTVGPVGKAAFYFLSAVAIALFLYGTYQRFARYAAGADDWFDRFDDFPSRVLTAAATVASNRGQFDRDAYAGVMHAFIVWGFLTLLIGTAILGVDMDLWRPVTGESFFVGDFYLSYSFVMDAMGLLFVVGVGMAIWRRYRRREGRLWGKHTSLEDDAFIWTLFLLGVGGYVLEAFRIVGTAEATAAGLQFIEFERVSFVGFFLAGVFAELGLRPGFAETLYHWGWWSHALLALGFIALVPYAKPFHMLSSFANVVTRDEKAGVRLPGVPEDAGPEEIGYASIDDFSWRHILDQDACTKCGRCSSVCPAKASGRPLDPRDVILDLKSYRQDLDAGRTEEVEIVADGGDSVVAAETMESCMSCMACMDACPVDIEHVAEFTQMNRRLTETGQMDEGVQDAMMNVFQNGNTFGNPARKRPDWTDDLDFEVPDAREEDVEFLWYVGEYPSYDDRNRRVARSLATLFERAGVSYGILYEDEGHDGNDVRRVGEEGLFEMLVEDNAEAFASCTFEKVVTTDPHSMNTFRNEYPEMSEFDAPVFHYTQVVEDLVRQGRLGLDGTELDYAATYHDPCHLGRMNEVYEAPRELIRATGVRLSEMPRNRADSFCCGGGGGGLWMDFDEDPKPSEERLREALEDTDAGAAVEKFVVACPMCGTMYEDGRKTGDFEDDIEVIDVAELLCEALEAKETAAADAAGDRSPTAAD, from the coding sequence ATGCAAGCCGACCAGGTGACGCGGGAGACGTTCTGGACGGTCGGCCCCGTCGGGAAGGCCGCCTTCTACTTCCTCTCCGCCGTCGCGATCGCCCTCTTCCTCTACGGGACGTACCAGCGGTTCGCGCGGTACGCGGCCGGTGCCGACGACTGGTTCGACCGGTTCGACGACTTCCCGTCGCGGGTGCTCACCGCGGCCGCCACGGTCGCCTCGAACCGCGGCCAGTTCGACCGCGACGCGTACGCCGGCGTCATGCACGCGTTCATCGTCTGGGGCTTCCTGACCCTGCTCATCGGCACCGCCATCCTCGGGGTCGACATGGACCTGTGGCGGCCGGTCACCGGCGAGTCGTTCTTCGTCGGCGACTTCTACCTCTCGTACTCGTTCGTGATGGACGCCATGGGGCTGCTGTTCGTCGTCGGCGTCGGCATGGCCATCTGGCGCCGCTACCGCCGGCGCGAGGGGCGCCTGTGGGGCAAGCACACCTCGCTGGAGGACGACGCGTTCATCTGGACGCTGTTCCTCCTCGGCGTCGGCGGCTACGTGCTCGAGGCGTTCCGCATCGTCGGAACCGCCGAGGCGACCGCCGCCGGCCTGCAGTTCATCGAATTCGAGCGCGTCTCGTTCGTCGGCTTCTTCCTCGCGGGCGTGTTCGCCGAACTCGGCCTCCGGCCCGGCTTCGCGGAGACGCTGTACCACTGGGGCTGGTGGAGCCACGCGCTGCTCGCGCTCGGGTTCATCGCGCTCGTCCCGTACGCGAAGCCGTTCCACATGCTCTCCAGTTTCGCCAACGTCGTCACCCGGGACGAGAAGGCCGGCGTCCGCCTGCCGGGCGTCCCCGAGGACGCCGGCCCCGAAGAGATCGGCTACGCCTCCATCGACGACTTCTCCTGGCGCCACATCCTCGACCAGGACGCCTGCACGAAGTGCGGCCGCTGTTCGTCGGTCTGTCCCGCCAAGGCGTCGGGCCGGCCGCTCGACCCGCGCGACGTCATCCTCGATCTGAAGTCCTACCGCCAGGACCTCGACGCCGGCAGGACCGAGGAGGTCGAGATCGTCGCGGACGGCGGCGACTCGGTGGTCGCCGCGGAGACGATGGAGTCGTGCATGTCCTGCATGGCGTGCATGGACGCCTGCCCGGTCGACATCGAGCACGTCGCGGAGTTCACGCAGATGAACCGCCGCCTGACAGAGACGGGCCAGATGGACGAGGGGGTCCAGGACGCGATGATGAACGTGTTCCAGAACGGGAACACCTTCGGCAACCCGGCGCGGAAGCGCCCGGACTGGACCGACGACCTCGACTTCGAGGTGCCCGACGCCCGCGAGGAGGACGTCGAGTTCCTCTGGTACGTCGGCGAGTACCCCAGCTACGACGACCGGAACCGCCGGGTCGCCCGCTCGCTGGCCACGCTGTTCGAGCGCGCCGGCGTCTCCTACGGCATCCTCTACGAGGACGAGGGACATGACGGCAACGACGTGCGGCGCGTCGGCGAGGAGGGCCTCTTCGAGATGCTCGTCGAGGACAACGCCGAGGCGTTCGCCTCGTGCACCTTCGAGAAGGTCGTTACGACCGACCCCCACTCGATGAACACCTTCCGGAACGAGTACCCCGAGATGAGCGAGTTCGACGCGCCCGTCTTCCACTACACGCAGGTCGTCGAGGACCTCGTGCGGCAGGGTCGACTCGGCCTCGACGGGACGGAACTCGACTACGCGGCGACGTACCACGACCCGTGCCACCTCGGCCGGATGAACGAGGTGTACGAGGCGCCGCGCGAACTGATCCGCGCGACGGGCGTCCGTCTCTCGGAGATGCCGCGAAACCGCGCGGACTCCTTCTGCTGTGGCGGGGGCGGCGGCGGCCTCTGGATGGACTTCGACGAGGACCCCAAACCGAGCGAGGAGCGCCTCCGCGAGGCGCTCGAGGACACCGACGCGGGCGCCGCGGTGGAGAAGTTCGTCGTCGCCTGCCCGATGTGCGGGACGATGTACGAGGACGGCCGCAAGACCGGCGACTTCGAGGACGACATCGAGGTGATCGACGTGGCGGAGCTGCTGTGCGAGGCGCTGGAGGCGAAGGAGACGGCCGCGGCGGACGCGGCGGGCGACAGGTCGCCGACGGCGGCCGACTGA
- a CDS encoding alpha/beta fold hydrolase codes for MPYATNNSIQLYYEVDGEGYAGDAEGTNSTNTVTFCGELGFGPWQWGWQHAAVAGPYRAVIPATRGTDDSDAPPGPYTVADLVGDLDAVLSDAGVRSTHLVGVGLGGAVALTAALGSDRVRKLALVGTAAYGEGLNPDPLRPDPDDPETLASSLEAAFSREFVGSQPDVLSRIAEWRAAEDADPEAWESTRAALDSFDLTDRLYEVTNEALVLHGSEDALCPPGKGEELAEGLPRGEFEAVEGAGHLAHIEHSRTVNDRLLEFLGS; via the coding sequence GTGCCGTACGCCACGAACAACTCGATACAGCTCTACTACGAGGTCGACGGCGAGGGCTACGCCGGGGACGCGGAAGGGACGAACTCCACGAACACCGTCACGTTCTGCGGCGAACTCGGCTTCGGCCCGTGGCAGTGGGGCTGGCAACACGCCGCCGTCGCCGGGCCGTACCGGGCGGTCATCCCTGCGACGCGGGGGACCGACGACTCCGACGCGCCGCCCGGGCCCTACACCGTCGCGGACCTCGTCGGAGACCTCGATGCGGTACTCTCGGACGCCGGCGTCCGCTCCACGCACCTCGTCGGCGTCGGCCTCGGGGGCGCGGTCGCGCTGACGGCCGCGCTCGGCTCCGACCGGGTTCGCAAGCTCGCGCTCGTCGGCACCGCCGCCTACGGCGAGGGTCTGAACCCCGACCCGCTCCGCCCCGACCCGGACGACCCCGAGACGCTGGCGTCATCCCTCGAGGCAGCCTTCTCCCGCGAGTTCGTCGGTTCTCAGCCCGACGTCCTCTCTCGTATCGCCGAGTGGCGCGCGGCCGAGGACGCCGACCCCGAGGCGTGGGAGTCGACCCGGGCCGCGCTCGACTCGTTCGACCTGACCGACCGGCTGTACGAGGTGACGAACGAGGCGCTCGTGCTCCACGGGAGCGAGGACGCGCTCTGCCCGCCCGGGAAGGGCGAGGAACTGGCCGAGGGGCTCCCCCGCGGCGAGTTCGAGGCCGTCGAGGGCGCAGGGCACCTCGCCCATATCGAACACTCGCGGACGGTGAACGACCGGCTCCTGGAGTTCCTCGGGAGCTGA
- a CDS encoding threonine aldolase family protein gives MIDLRSDTVTKPSDEMREAAATADVGDDVYRDDPTVNELERRAADLVGKETALYVPSGTMGNQIAIRVHTDRGQELLCDEQAHVYKWELGGIAQLSEVQPRILDFGERSVPTPEQVREGYVEQDLHRPGTGLLCLENTQNSRGGVAVPKEHLDAAAEAAHDLDVPVHLDGARFLNACVALDVDPEAMTERVDSVMFCLSKGLGAPVGSVLAGDEEFVDRARRTRKLLGGAMRQAGVIAGPGLLALENVDRLADDHENAARLADGLNDIEGLSAPEPDTNIVMVDSEDAGITGKELSTACKERDVSFSAFGEYTCRLCTHLDVDEDDVETALDSIADVVESA, from the coding sequence ATGATCGACCTCCGTTCGGACACCGTCACGAAGCCGAGCGACGAGATGCGCGAGGCCGCGGCCACGGCAGACGTCGGCGACGACGTCTACCGCGACGACCCGACCGTCAACGAACTCGAACGCCGCGCGGCCGACCTCGTCGGGAAGGAGACGGCCCTCTACGTCCCCTCCGGCACGATGGGCAACCAGATCGCCATCCGGGTCCACACCGACCGCGGCCAGGAACTGCTCTGCGACGAGCAGGCGCACGTCTACAAGTGGGAACTCGGCGGCATCGCCCAGCTCTCGGAGGTCCAGCCGCGCATCCTCGATTTCGGCGAGCGCTCCGTCCCGACGCCCGAGCAGGTCCGCGAGGGCTACGTCGAGCAGGACCTCCACCGCCCCGGCACGGGCCTCCTCTGCCTCGAGAACACCCAGAACTCCCGCGGCGGCGTCGCCGTCCCGAAGGAGCACCTCGACGCCGCGGCCGAGGCCGCACACGACCTGGACGTGCCGGTCCACCTCGACGGCGCGCGGTTCCTGAACGCCTGCGTGGCGCTCGACGTCGACCCCGAGGCCATGACCGAGCGCGTCGACTCGGTGATGTTCTGCCTCTCGAAGGGGCTGGGCGCGCCCGTCGGCTCGGTGCTCGCCGGCGACGAGGAGTTCGTCGACCGCGCGCGCCGGACACGCAAGCTCCTGGGCGGCGCGATGCGCCAGGCGGGCGTGATCGCCGGCCCGGGCCTGCTCGCGCTGGAGAACGTCGACCGGCTGGCCGACGACCACGAGAACGCGGCCCGACTCGCTGACGGCCTGAACGACATCGAGGGCCTCTCGGCGCCGGAACCCGACACGAACATCGTGATGGTGGACAGCGAGGACGCGGGTATCACCGGCAAGGAACTCTCGACGGCGTGCAAGGAACGGGACGTCTCGTTCTCGGCGTTCGGCGAGTACACCTGCCGGCTCTGCACCCACCTCGACGTCGACGAGGACGACGTCGAGACCGCGCTCGACAGCATCGCGGACGTGGTCGAGTCCGCCTGA
- a CDS encoding acyl-CoA dehydrogenase family protein: MLDYVGLEADLSAEEKLIRDTAREFVAEEVQPDIADHYENGTFPTELIPEMGELGFYAPNLEGYGSPNVSERAYGLLMQELEACDSGLRSMASVQGALVMYPIHAFGSEAQKEEWLPALGEGEAVGCFGLTEPEHGSNPSGMETRAERDADGYVLNGSKTWITNSPIADVAVVWARDVSAGDDPIRGFLVETDRDGVSTNKIDEKLSMRASVTGEIGLSDVRIPEENVLPDVEGMKGPLSCLTQARYGIAWGVVGAARDCFETARDYQLDRDQFGGPIARFQIQQGKLAEMATQITLAQLLAYRLADLKEEGRLRPQQVSMAKRNNVRMARNQARVAREMLGGNGITTDYSPMRHMSNLETVYTYEGTHDIHSLILGQDLTGIPAFE; this comes from the coding sequence ATGCTCGACTACGTCGGTCTGGAGGCGGACCTCTCTGCCGAGGAGAAGCTCATCCGCGACACGGCCCGTGAGTTCGTGGCGGAGGAGGTCCAGCCGGACATCGCCGACCACTACGAGAACGGTACCTTCCCGACGGAGCTCATCCCCGAGATGGGCGAACTCGGCTTCTACGCCCCGAACCTCGAGGGGTACGGCTCGCCGAACGTCTCCGAGCGGGCGTACGGCCTGCTGATGCAGGAACTGGAGGCGTGCGACTCCGGCCTGCGCTCGATGGCCTCCGTGCAGGGCGCGCTCGTGATGTACCCCATCCACGCCTTCGGCAGCGAGGCCCAGAAGGAAGAGTGGCTCCCCGCGCTCGGCGAGGGCGAGGCGGTCGGCTGCTTCGGGCTCACCGAACCGGAGCACGGCTCGAACCCCTCGGGGATGGAGACCCGCGCGGAGCGCGATGCCGACGGCTACGTCCTCAACGGCTCGAAGACGTGGATCACCAACTCCCCCATCGCCGACGTGGCGGTCGTCTGGGCCCGGGACGTCTCGGCCGGGGACGACCCCATCCGCGGCTTCCTCGTCGAGACGGACCGCGACGGCGTGTCGACGAACAAGATCGACGAGAAGCTCTCGATGCGCGCCTCCGTGACGGGCGAGATCGGCCTCTCGGACGTCAGAATCCCCGAGGAGAACGTCCTCCCCGACGTTGAGGGGATGAAGGGCCCGCTCTCGTGTCTCACGCAGGCGCGATACGGCATCGCCTGGGGCGTCGTCGGCGCCGCGCGCGACTGCTTCGAGACAGCCCGCGACTACCAGCTCGACCGCGACCAGTTCGGCGGCCCCATCGCTCGCTTCCAGATCCAACAGGGGAAGCTCGCGGAGATGGCGACCCAGATCACGCTCGCCCAGTTGCTCGCGTACCGCCTCGCCGACCTGAAGGAGGAGGGTCGCCTGCGCCCCCAGCAGGTGTCGATGGCGAAGCGGAACAACGTCCGGATGGCCCGGAACCAGGCGCGAGTCGCCCGCGAGATGCTCGGCGGCAACGGCATCACCACCGACTACTCGCCGATGCGCCACATGAGCAACCTCGAGACGGTGTACACCTACGAGGGGACCCACGACATCCACTCGCTCATCCTCGGGCAGGATCTGACCGGGATTCCAGCCTTCGAGTAG
- a CDS encoding class I SAM-dependent methyltransferase, producing the protein MSDGDGSDPADGAPEGFSGDDYDGENPASHEAQRAVNRDNWDERALVHPDTDHYDVDGFLDGDSTLHSIERERVDAEGTLLCHLMCHFGLDTLSWAREGADPVGVDFSPEAIERARTLRDETGLDAEFVEADVYDAPATLDRRFEAVVATYGVFCWLPDLRGFFETVATLLEPGGEALFVDDHPIGQAFDGNPPTWTYPYHDPVEMRIESGETYADDDVELSKNVTYQYYRPLSAIVTAAADAGLRVSSLEEFPFAEWPCFEGLEREGEWYVQESEPRVPLLFALEVEKPA; encoded by the coding sequence ATGAGCGACGGCGACGGAAGCGATCCGGCCGACGGCGCGCCCGAGGGGTTCTCGGGGGACGACTACGACGGGGAGAACCCGGCGAGCCACGAGGCCCAGCGGGCGGTGAACCGCGACAACTGGGACGAACGGGCGCTGGTCCACCCGGACACCGACCACTACGACGTGGACGGGTTCCTCGACGGCGATTCGACGCTCCACTCGATCGAACGCGAGCGCGTCGACGCCGAGGGAACCTTGCTCTGCCACCTCATGTGCCACTTCGGGCTCGACACGCTCTCGTGGGCCCGCGAGGGCGCAGACCCGGTCGGCGTCGACTTCTCACCCGAGGCTATCGAGCGGGCCCGCACCCTGCGGGACGAGACGGGGCTGGACGCCGAGTTCGTCGAGGCGGACGTGTACGACGCACCCGCAACCCTGGACCGGCGGTTCGAGGCCGTCGTGGCCACATACGGCGTGTTCTGCTGGCTCCCCGACCTCCGGGGGTTCTTCGAGACCGTCGCGACACTGCTGGAACCGGGCGGCGAGGCGCTGTTCGTCGACGACCACCCGATCGGGCAGGCGTTCGACGGCAACCCGCCGACGTGGACCTACCCGTACCACGACCCGGTGGAGATGCGGATCGAGTCGGGCGAGACGTACGCGGACGACGACGTGGAACTCTCGAAGAACGTCACCTACCAGTACTATCGGCCGCTATCGGCCATCGTCACGGCGGCGGCCGACGCGGGGCTCCGAGTGTCGAGCCTGGAGGAGTTTCCGTTCGCGGAGTGGCCGTGTTTCGAGGGGCTGGAGCGCGAGGGCGAGTGGTACGTGCAGGAGTCGGAGCCGCGGGTTCCGCTGCTGTTCGCGTTGGAGGTCGAGAAGCCGGCGTAG
- a CDS encoding 4Fe-4S dicluster domain-containing protein, translating into MGIDPNFEESREKVGEENGLDVWGPVDEPEQLGIHGSHVAVDYDICVADGACLENCPVDVFDWVDTPGHPASETKVEPTREDQCIDCMLCVDICPVDAIDVDASRS; encoded by the coding sequence ATGGGAATCGACCCGAACTTCGAGGAGAGCCGGGAGAAGGTCGGCGAGGAGAACGGCCTCGACGTGTGGGGACCGGTGGACGAGCCCGAGCAACTCGGCATCCACGGGAGCCACGTCGCCGTCGACTACGACATCTGCGTCGCCGACGGCGCCTGCCTGGAGAACTGCCCCGTCGACGTGTTCGACTGGGTCGACACGCCCGGCCACCCCGCGAGCGAGACGAAGGTCGAACCGACCCGCGAGGACCAGTGCATCGACTGCATGCTCTGTGTCGACATCTGCCCGGTCGACGCCATCGACGTCGACGCCTCCCGCTCCTGA
- a CDS encoding DUF7827 domain-containing protein — translation MSAPPARPLLRAIAVVLLLASSAGIAAAHPIVVLEDRSPSVESGGRVEIPLRFHDTDRATLTVAGGDGVELEATVVDADGDGSMTVTLDTAAVRSGNTTGALSAPGDAVRNVTIRGVSGDRLNQGEYAVTVEPPGGGRDEGTLTITPGESTATPSGAGAPGGTPDDGIGTAKTSNSSTTTPATSPGYRLPWPPVVLLALFGPAVPVVALVVASRRT, via the coding sequence GTGTCCGCACCGCCCGCCCGCCCGCTCCTTCGGGCGATCGCGGTCGTCCTCCTGCTCGCTAGCAGCGCGGGCATCGCCGCGGCCCACCCGATCGTGGTCCTCGAGGACCGGTCCCCGAGCGTCGAATCGGGCGGACGCGTCGAGATCCCCCTCCGATTCCACGACACCGATCGGGCGACGCTGACGGTTGCCGGCGGGGACGGGGTCGAACTCGAGGCGACCGTCGTCGACGCCGACGGGGACGGGTCGATGACAGTCACCCTCGACACGGCTGCGGTGAGGTCCGGAAACACGACGGGAGCACTCTCCGCCCCAGGGGACGCGGTCCGGAACGTGACGATTCGGGGGGTGTCCGGTGACCGGCTGAATCAGGGCGAGTACGCTGTGACGGTGGAACCGCCGGGCGGCGGCCGCGACGAGGGGACGCTCACGATCACGCCGGGCGAGTCGACGGCGACGCCGTCCGGAGCCGGGGCACCCGGCGGAACCCCGGACGACGGGATCGGTACCGCGAAGACGTCCAACTCGTCGACAACGACGCCGGCGACGTCCCCCGGATACCGACTGCCCTGGCCGCCCGTCGTCCTCCTCGCGCTGTTCGGACCGGCCGTCCCGGTTGTCGCACTTGTCGTAGCTTCCCGTCGGACTTGA
- a CDS encoding type 1 glutamine amidotransferase, with protein sequence MTRLRFALLNAAHEDANTARNFRRELDADLAEFDVNGGHLPDHFDWDGVVVTGSRSSVYWDEEWIPPLVEWTAAAAERDLPILGVCYGHQVLAEALGGRVSGMDDFEIGYNGIEHLGDDDLFAGIDEEFTAFTTHGDAVVELPPDATLLARNEFGVHAFRKGNAWGVQFHPEYDQETAREVAEGKRERIGDGKVDEVLADITPENYDAACEAKTLFENFTAHARRVREDSTGSDDTEVEA encoded by the coding sequence ATGACACGACTGCGGTTCGCCCTGCTCAATGCGGCCCACGAGGACGCGAACACGGCCCGGAACTTCCGCCGCGAGCTCGACGCCGACCTCGCCGAGTTCGACGTGAACGGCGGACACCTCCCCGACCACTTCGACTGGGACGGGGTCGTCGTCACCGGCTCGCGCTCGTCGGTGTACTGGGACGAGGAGTGGATCCCGCCGCTGGTCGAGTGGACCGCCGCGGCCGCCGAACGCGACCTCCCCATCCTCGGCGTCTGTTACGGCCACCAGGTGCTCGCCGAGGCGCTCGGCGGGCGCGTCTCCGGGATGGACGACTTCGAGATCGGCTACAACGGGATCGAACACCTCGGGGACGACGACCTGTTCGCCGGCATCGACGAGGAGTTCACCGCCTTCACGACCCACGGCGACGCCGTCGTGGAGCTCCCGCCGGACGCGACGCTGCTCGCCCGGAACGAGTTCGGCGTCCACGCCTTCCGGAAGGGGAACGCCTGGGGCGTGCAGTTCCACCCCGAGTACGACCAGGAGACGGCGCGGGAGGTCGCGGAGGGCAAGCGCGAGCGCATCGGCGACGGGAAGGTCGACGAGGTACTGGCGGACATCACCCCCGAGAACTACGACGCCGCCTGCGAGGCGAAGACGCTGTTCGAGAACTTCACCGCCCACGCGCGGCGGGTGCGCGAGGACTCCACGGGATCGGACGACACAGAGGTCGAGGCGTAA
- a CDS encoding DUF7853 family protein: MPTPVRDGTTLLDVTREEAWVVHSALMEQLRAASERDESAVEVDALHALERPRGFTREEMRAIREALVEYLVDAPLRDRPPGRKALRAADAALN, encoded by the coding sequence ATGCCGACCCCAGTCCGAGACGGGACCACGCTGCTCGACGTCACCCGCGAGGAGGCGTGGGTAGTTCACTCCGCACTGATGGAACAGCTCAGGGCGGCCTCCGAACGCGACGAGAGCGCCGTCGAGGTCGACGCGCTCCACGCGCTGGAGCGCCCGCGCGGGTTCACCCGCGAGGAGATGCGGGCCATCCGCGAGGCGCTCGTGGAGTACCTCGTGGACGCCCCGCTCCGCGACCGCCCGCCGGGGAGGAAGGCGCTCCGCGCGGCCGACGCGGCGCTGAATTGA